A region of the Chaetodon trifascialis isolate fChaTrf1 chromosome 7, fChaTrf1.hap1, whole genome shotgun sequence genome:
cagaagaaagaagaagatgagTGAAGATGATGACAAAAGAGACAGTAGTTCAtagaaaggagaaagaggacggAGGAAGGAAAGGCAGGAGGTGACGTGAGGGGTGAAGAGATcatacagaggaggagaggaagtcaggaaaatgcatcattttgcaGGCGCCGTGACAACTAATGCTGCAGataaaacacacgcacacacagtgctgGGGTCAGCACTCCTGAGGGGTGATGTCAGGATTAGTCAGCCAGCTAATGCAGATAATGTTGGAAAGTCAGATGTGTAGGTGTTTGTCTGTGGTGGAACAAAGCTGTGTAGCTTTTAGCCAGCTGAACTCTTCCTCATATGCCAGTAACACtgattcacacacagactgttaTGTTAGGAAGAAACACAGTCTGTGGATGTTCAACGCTCACTGAGTCACACTCACGCACCGCTGACATGTAGaaaaccacatgcacacattacTGTtagacagacatcagacagacagcactgtctgaaatgacatttaaattgAGTTAAAAAGGCCAGGTTTCTTTGATGATCTTATGATGTATGAGTTTAACTGAACACTTTGTTGTATGGCAGGCACACAGTTGACCCCCATATCAACCACTGTGGAAGTTAATGTATTTGCACAGAGATTGTGCAAATAAATGAACTGCtgcaataattttttttatgaaaaatcTGCTCAGCCTAGTGTGAGAGCTCAGGACTGAGAATGGCATAGTTGAGTGAAGGTGGAGGATTATACAAATTTTCATAAAAccacgtgttcacaaagcggtgaacttCATTCtgtccttgcttgtgaacaactaaGTCTTTCCACGATgtccctttcacacccaatcataATACAaacacctgttaccaatgaacctgtttacctgtggaatgttccaaaggtgtttttggagcattccacaacttccccagtcttttgttgctcctgtcccaacttgtttgaaatgtattgctgcatcacattcagaataatcatatagtttcatccatccatccattttctataccgcctatccctttcggggttgcaaagaaagagagaacccacgcatgcaccgGGATTGagtttcaattgagtatatgtcaaacaggatgagcaaatgatcagcaagttatcacattgttttatttatgttttacagtgtcccagctttctggaatcaggattgtatcatagaagacagagaaaacaagaaaatattaaCACTTTTGAAGCTGAAAAGTGGATTTCTTTTAAACTGAATATATCAGCATAGGCTGCCACCTTGTGACCAACATCCAGTACAGCACCTAGTGAGTTTCCTTTTGTCTATTTTcttgttgaaaatgaaaaaaggtgcTTATTTGTCCAACTCAGGTTGACAAAGGACAATAAGAGACCAGCAAAACCAGCtatgtgataataataatatgaaaatgtttttaattaccAACATGTAGTATTTTATACAAACAAAATAATGGCTGAAATAACAAAGATCACATTtggtttcagtgaaaaaaacttttttcaaagatttttttaattaatgagtAAAATAATTTTAAAGTTGCAAAAGTCACTCTGAGAATAAACATAGTCTCATTATATTTCAAATCTAAATTCATAAGTTTGACAGTGGACATGTTCAGGTGGCCACAGGCCTTCTGGAGTTGAAGACCTTGATTCCACTTTGCATTGAAGACCGAGCATATTTGGTCAGGAGGGCTCCCGTGGTCTGTTTCTCTCCACACAGGTCCCTGaatgaggagaagaaagaggaggcaTTAGACACTCTAATCTAAAGCTCAAGAAATCACTTATGTGATTCATTTCAGGATTAATGTTTACAAGATGACACCTACTGTATGTATGGTGTGATGTCATCTTCTGTCCATTTCTCTCTGAGTGTGAAGAGCTGGTTGAAGCGCTCCAGTGTGTCCTCTGGGAGATCCTCCACCCGCAGCAGGCAGATGGTCTCTGGACGGGAAGTGCGGTCCATGAGGGCGAAGCCCTGAAAGATTTACATCCCCGTCAGCACTGTGGTCAGTTTCTTAAGAGAAGTGAGAAGGAACGAGTAGagaggaacagctgcagcaaGTGGCTCTTTTGTTCCAAGAGCACAATTCTACGAGGCTGCTTGGAGACTTTATCTCACAATGAAGGTACAGGCAAACCTTTAGCTGGTCCAGTCTTGTGCTCATGCCATCTGGGACGCTCTGCTGCCAGACTTCCTGAAACTCCCTCAGGTTGAACTTGACAGcgttctgcagcagcagtagcgCCAAGCCCCGACACACTTTATCCTCATGTAGTGAATAAAAAACTTTGTctaagtggaggaggagaataCAGAGATGTTAGTACTGTGCAGCTTCAGGTTGTGGCGGATTCTtcagaggttgtttttttttttctttaccgtTTTCAGTATAGCGTTTCCCATAGCAGTTCAAACAGTGCTCAATCATCTCTCTGTGAAGGAGTGAAGAGAAGTTATTGGATCCTTGCTGAGCATCTAGCCTTATGATAAATGCTCAGTGAGTCAATATAACTTCATTAGTTATGTGATTTGGgaggtttttttgtttcccAAGCCTCAACACCACTAGAAATCAACTTGCTTGCTTTTCTTGTTGCATGAGCATGAGGATCACAGACATGAACTTACTTGGGTTCCAGTGGAGCTAACTCTTCTAGACTGGTTTGAAGGGGAACCTTGTTGAAGGACCACGACTCAGAGTCCACCAGCTGAGTAACGTGACCGAGCAGCTTCATCTCATAGTCAAAATCCAGCACGCGCCAGTAGCctggaagacagaaaaaatactCTCAGAACGTCTGGTGGGTATCTGTTTTGATATTTATATTAACAGGTAAAACTATGATAAGAGATGTACAATAAGTTACAGTTCAAATAATGTCACTGCTTACCGTCTATTTGACAGGCATGGATGGTCTCTAAGTGGCTCTTGGTCTCCTCCTCACTGGCCTGGATCCTCTCCAACAGATCCTGCATCGTGTACTGGTAACAGAGGAACACAGCAAATAACTTAATACAGCTACGATAACATTTATAAGGGTTAGCATTCATAATGAATCTGCCGTCTTTGTCAGCTATACTTGAATATATGGTTTAAAAGTCATTTACTTCCAATAAGGAGACACAAACCATGCAGATAGTGATTTTTTTAGAAGGTGCTAATGCAGGATGGATGGTAGATAATCACTTTCACCAAGGCTACTGCCATTGCTCTTCTCCCTGGCAGACAGCCTACATGGTAACATGTAACACTATGTGTGCTATAGAAAGAGTAAAGACTTAATATTCATGCCCTATAGCTCCATACACAGTCCTAAAGGATACTATGATTCATGACTTCACTGTTTTTACCCTGTTCTCTGTATTCTCCTCCTGGCCCCCTAAAGCAGGTCCTTCGTAAGGATTCTCCATTAAAAGCTTCTTCAGTTTCTTCAGTTTGGGACGCTGTTTTCTCAGTTCCCAGTAGCTGTTACAAAATCCCCAGATCTACAACAGAAGTCAGATATCGTTAGTGTATGAAGGTCATAAATGTAACATATGTACCCAGTAGGTTGTGTCTGTTCGTGTGGATGTGTCTTACATTATagcaagcctgtgtgtgtgtgtgtgtgtgtgtgtgtgtgtgtgtgtgtgtgtgtgtgtgtgtgatttctatACCTGAGCATGCACTACATGAGAGTTGTCCTGGCTGTTAGTGAGCTGATCAGGTGCTCTACATCCTggtacaaacagcagcaggttggaCGTGTCTGCTATTTTTAGATCATAGGTCTTGTCACCGCTGCAGAGAACTGCATGCTCATCCTTATCCCCTCGAATCACGAGACtgtaaaaagagaagaaaatcatTTGAACTGATATGTATTCATCCTGATCATGCATCCTATTGCACTACACtggatttaattattttttacattcaaCAAGATTAAACATTCAATCTACAGACTGATGGACACTGAAATGATCAGACTTtatgacaacacaaacacaccagacagTAATGGTACCTTATTGTCGGTGTGTTTCACCACAtgcacagagtacacacagtaggcacattcactcacacaatCAGTACCTTTGGCCAGCTTCTATGTGTTTGCACAGTGTGTCGTCCAGCTCCATCAGACAGTAGTCTGCAGATGAAACGTTTTCCCcgaaagacagacagtgaattGTTTTCTGTAGATCTTCCTCTTTCAGCTTGGCGATGTGCAAAGTGGCCTGAACCTCCTCTAAAGTTCTCATTTTGGGTCAGACGACAGGTTTAGTCGGTAATGCTTCGATGAATAAGTCCCTTTGCGTTGCAAAACAAATTGTCAAATACTTCTCTTCTTCTAACGGGTAAAAACAGGTCAAAACTACTGTTTTGTAGCAAAAGCCTGTGACTGTCAAATTTCCCCGCTCTCTTTCTGTCGAGGGAAGGAAGTGGTAACTACGTTTGGGGTGACGTCAAAATAGAACCGGGTAGAAACAATTATTCGACGCATAACTTGCTAAAATAATCTATCCTCGATTTTTATAAAAGCTGTCATTGAGATTTACTAACATTTAAGGCGAGCTTACCCATAAAATAACGGTATATTTTGCTTCATCCGGTAAATACAGACAAACTTGTAACATAGGAACAATGAAGTGTCGACTCTTGTTTCAACCGATCAAAAACACCAAGCGGACTATCACTCACGTTAAGGGTCAAATGTTTTGAGGATGTGCTAGTGGTATTGTCGAAATGTCAAGTTTCTCGAGATCTGCCCAGGTAACCCTACAAATTATACTTTacagtgtctttttttcctcacaagTGACGGTTGTTCGTGTTTAGATTAATGCGCGGTGCGTAGTCCCTCACAAACAGGCTGTTAGCGGACGAGCGTTGTTAACGAGCTAGCTTTAGCTGTGTGATGTGCTTGTGGAGATTATTTAAACGGTTCGTCAGAGAAATACACACGAGCCAAAGTTGTTGTTCTAACCAGCGGTGCGTTAGAGCAGCGGTACCCAACCACCGTCCGGTACCGGGCCGTGGACAGAAGGtcgttttgttgttgttattacaTACAATTTACGAGATTGACTCCATTCAGTACAAGGTTTTGGACTGGGTGCCAAACAGTTTTGTCTCTGAacacatgtcaaacacacacacacacacacacacacacacacacacacacacacacacacacacacacacacacacacacacacacacacacattaataataataattataataacagttacaggaagtcagtgcagagcagctacaACTAGACTAATGTGCTCTTCGCTCGTTGTTCTGGTTCATAgttgagctgcagagttttgactAAGCTTAAGTCTATCAGCGGTTTTTCTTCTGGAGGTCAGTACCCGGGACCTGACCCGGGATCCGATCCGACCCGGGACAAGCACACACTAACAAGTTGTTAGTGTGTGCGttagtaacaacaacaacagcaacaacaacagcaacaacaacaacaacagtaataatgatgatgattacaAAATAGCCACCCGGACAGGGGTCAGTCCCGGGAGAGCTTCTTcggaaaggggaaaaggccaaatgatgagacagaagaagaagagccgacaacttccaagaaaaagaaagctgcatttaagagacaatatcagcattACTGTGCCGGTCCGGCAAACTATTGCTTTCGTCCGTGGCGCAAAAAAAGGTTGGCGACCGCTgtgttatactgtatgtgatcGTCATTTCTGCGACATACTGTATTGGCGAGGTGTTTGCTGATATTTCGTTTGTAACATGTGCGTAATTTAAATTGCAGACAACTTGGATTGAACAGCAGTACatgagcatgctgatgtttgttggTAATGGGGATGTTGGTGTGTTCTGTAGTCTTTACAAGGATGTCAGTGCGTGGATAATTCCTTGGGCTTTTCACGGTTATGGAGTCTTCATATTGTTACAAGAAGACTAGAGCAACATTAACAACATTACATTAACATTACACATTAATGAGTGTTTTCTTTGATGGaaattttctgtctgtctaatGATAGCTAGCTTCAAACTGGAAACAAATTCCCACGCAGCTCATGTCATTACCTACACTTGTGGGCACAGAACATGTGtgtctcttttatttcctgtacCATTGAACCTGTGATGGGCCTATGCCAGTTTATTAAACTCAGCCTTCCTTTACTTCTCCTTTCAGCAATGGGCGACCTTCGCTCGTTCCTGGTTCCTGATCGATGCCAGGATGCAGCCTCCTGGGAAGATTGCGACCATGTGTTCAGTTAGGTTACAGGGGAAACACAAGCCTATCTACCATGACCTCAGTAAGTCTACTATGTCGCAGAGCTCATATGAAGTCATGGATAACCTTCTAGCTTTAACATAACCATTTAACCCTTGATAATGCACCACATGTCCTAAATGAAAGACTGGTTCATAAGGCAGGCAGGCCGGTCTAGTACCCAGACTGTTATACTGCCAGGCCACGCTGTTGTAACATGCAGAATGTGGCTTGGCATTGTCTTATTTGAGTAAGCAGGGACATCCCTGAAAAAAGATGTCTTAATGGCAGCTTGTGTTGCTCCTTAATTATTTATGTACCTTTCAacattaatggtgccttcacagatGTCCAATTACCCAGGCCATGGGCGTGCACTAACACACCGTCAtgccatcacagatgctggcttttgaacttcAACAGTCTCGGtctgcttttccttttcctctttagcccagAGGACACAACGTCCATGATTTTCAAAAACAACCTGAAATGTGGacttctttgaaatgtattgctggcatcaaattcacaaTAAGCGTTTCCAcagtgtcccagctttttttgGAAACAAGTTGCATTATGAAACCACAACCTGCCCTTAGTTCAAGGGTGCTGTGGCATGAAACGGCCACAGGATGGCAGTATGAACTTATACTAATACTTCATAGTCTGTTGGTGAAGtgaaccagcagctgtttttggtATTATATTTTGTGTCTGTATTCATCTACCTTTCTGTTAAaatcaagattttttttaacatagcCTGAAAACGAACGTCTTAAACATCTTTGCAGGTGACTGTGGTGACCATGTTGTGGTAATAAACACCAGACAAATAGCTTTCTCTGGAAACAAATGGGAGCAGAAAGTCTACTCATCACACACGGGGTAAGTGCAGATGACCATATATGACACCTTCTCTTCTATGTTTCCACTTCATTTTTGTTCTTCATTGCCCACCATCCACTCAGAAAATGCATCAAGAAGAGCAGTGTGAGAGGTAATGTGAGAGGCATTTGTCTACCTGCAAACTATAAAGCTTCGTGTTTGGTTAgagttgtgttgcatttttattctGGACTCACAGATTGATgacaggaaactgtttggaatGAATAATCAATTTTCCTCTTATTTGGATTTTTCTTATGGGTGTACACTAGCTAGAGATTGGAGGTGGTTGGTAATTCTCTAAGATTTGCTTGTAGTACATCTTTACTTTAAAGGGCCACACTTTTAGGTGGCTAATGTAAGATATATTAGATTAGAAGTGCAGATTCAAAAACAGAACGCTCCTCAGCGTATCAGTTGTGTTTAGTAGTATGACAGTATGTCTGTCATGCCTGCTTTGTGCATACTTTGAGTTTTAGATACATTTAATCGCTGTAAATGGAGTTTTAATGCATATTAAAGCTCAGTGGTCTTTTATCATCTGATGCCAAAATAGTACAGAACAAGGACTGACTTAGCTTCTGGTTTTTGCTCCCAAAGGTATCCAGGTGGATTCAAACAACTCACAGCTGCCCAGCTGCACCACAAAGACCCCAAAGCTGTAAGTGTCCTCGcattatgtactgtatgtatgattTAACTGCATTCTTGGAGATTAGTCTAATGTCTATGACTGTCACACAGTAGGTGTTTCATGGTTTGACATTCATCCTCTATTTTCATATGTGCTGCTTGTGCGTATTAATGTGGAGTGCAGAGAGCAGGGATTAACCAGCGGTGGATTTGAGCTGCTGGTGTTTGGTGCGTTCTGACACTCGGTACCAGAATGTCAGCTCAAGGATAATTCCTGGGGTTTCGGCCGTGTTGCATATTCATGGTTTCAGGGTTACAGACTCTtcgctgtgcgtgtgtgtgtctctctgtcacacacacacacacacacacacacacacacacacacacacacacacacacacacacagacagagagtgatAATTACATTCAGAACTTGATTTGACCTACATACTGTACTTGACAAAGCCTGACAGTTGACTTCTGTGGTA
Encoded here:
- the dscc1 gene encoding sister chromatid cohesion protein DCC1; this translates as MRTLEEVQATLHIAKLKEEDLQKTIHCLSFGENVSSADYCLMELDDTLCKHIEAGQSLVIRGDKDEHAVLCSGDKTYDLKIADTSNLLLFVPGCRAPDQLTNSQDNSHVVHAQIWGFCNSYWELRKQRPKLKKLKKLLMENPYEGPALGGQEENTENRYTMQDLLERIQASEEETKSHLETIHACQIDGYWRVLDFDYEMKLLGHVTQLVDSESWSFNKVPLQTSLEELAPLEPKEMIEHCLNCYGKRYTENDKVFYSLHEDKVCRGLALLLLQNAVKFNLREFQEVWQQSVPDGMSTRLDQLKGFALMDRTSRPETICLLRVEDLPEDTLERFNQLFTLREKWTEDDITPYIQDLCGEKQTTGALLTKYARSSMQSGIKVFNSRRPVAT
- the mrpl13 gene encoding large ribosomal subunit protein uL13m, whose protein sequence is MSSFSRSAQQWATFARSWFLIDARMQPPGKIATMCSVRLQGKHKPIYHDLSDCGDHVVVINTRQIAFSGNKWEQKVYSSHTGYPGGFKQLTAAQLHHKDPKAIVKLAVYGMLPKNLLRRTMMQRLHIFPDDELPDDIRANLTEELPQPREIPRKLSEYTQEEIDAFPKLWTPPEDYKMK